ATTTTACAATGTCAAATAATTTCCCTGTTATTACCTCGATTGATGTCTATCGTTTCAGCATTTCTATGGTGCCGTTTACCATTGCCACCGGTGTTATGGACAATGCCCAAAACGTATTTATCAGGGTGCATACCGATGCCGGGTTTTACGGGGTAGGCGAGTGCTCGGCCTTCCCCATGATAGTTGGCGAAACGCAGGACACCTGCCTGGTGATGGCCCGCTATTTTGCAGGGTTGTGGATAGGGCAAAATGCTTTGGATATTGAAGCCCGCATGCGCCAGCTACATGCCGCGGCAGCAGGTAACACTACCATTAAAAGTGCCTTTGATATGGCCCTGTACGATATAGCTGCCAAACATGCCGGCATACCTTTATATCAATACTTAGGCGGCGCACGCAGGGTAGTAGAGAGTGATATTACTATTGGTATTGCCACGCCCGAAGCTATGGCCCAAAAAGCTATGGAGTTTAAAGCATCGGGTGCGCATATATTGAAGGTAAAGCTGGGTAAGGGCGCGCAAACGGATGTTGAACGCATTAAACAGGTACGCGAAGCGGTTGGCCCCGAAATTAACATCCGCATTGATGCTAACCAGGGCTGGAGCTACGAGGAGGCAGTATTTGCCCTGCAAGCCCTTGCCCCGTATGATATAGAGTTTTGCGAACAACCTATGCGCACCTGGTATAACGATCGCCTGCCTGCGCTGATGAAGCTATCGCCGGTAAAGATAATGGCCGACGAAAGCGTATATAACCACCACGATGCCCGTATGCAGATAGAGAGCCAATCATGCCATTATGTGAATATTAAAATGGCTAAGGCCGGGGGGATTAACGAGGCCATTAAGATACATGATACCTGTGCCGAACGTGGCGTTGCCTGTATGATGGGCGGAATGCTGGAAAGCCGCATTGCCCTAAGCAGCAAGCTGCACTTTGTATATGCCAGCCCCAATATCAAATTTTACGATATGGATACCTGTATGCTGGGCCATTTGGTTGACCCTGTAGTAGGCGGCGTTACCTATGACGGGTATAAGCTCAGCATCAGCGATGCACCGGGTATTGGTGCCGACGCCGATGATGCATTTTTAAAGGGTTGCGAAAAATTTACCGTATAAACCAAAAGCGCCGCAATTTGCGGCGCTTTTGGTTTATTATAATTTCTTACTGTTATTCTTCCTGTTTACATCGGGTAGGGCATTGTCGGGGTCAATCGTAACGCTTTCCACTTCCTGTGTGGTGGGTATGGTAAAGTTGGCTACCTTTTGCTGTAGCCACGTTTCTACAGGGAAATAGGTGCGCTGCTTGCTGCCGTCTTTAAACGTTAACTCAACGGTAAACGGCATGGCAAACAATTCTTTATTGGCGATGGTTACACGCAGCCCTTTTTTGTTGTTAACCTCTTTGGCATCAATTAATGCTATATCCAGTTTAAAGTTGTTATAAAACCAGCCGCGCCAAAACCAGTTCAAATCCTCGCCGGCACCATTTTCCATCGACCGGAAAAAGTCATCGGGCTGCGGGTGTTTGTAGGCCCATTTATCTATATAGTTTTTAAAGGCATAATCAAACCTATCCTTACCCAGCACCTGTTCGCGCAGCAAAACCAAGCCAAAGGCCGGTTTAAAATAAGTAAGCGGGTGGCGGTATTTCTCGGGGATGGCATCCGGTGCGGTCATAATGCTTGGCGAGCCTGCATCCGTAATAAACGGGATGATCTCGTCGGCCGGATTACCGCCATGCTCGGCGTATTCGCCATCGCGTTTGGGGGCATACTCGCCATTGTTAAAGTTGTCTGATGCGTACACATCAATAAAGGTATTAAAGCCCTCGTCCATCCAGGCAAAGCGGCGCTCATCGCTACCCACTATCATCGGGAACCAGTTGTGGCCAATCTCATGCGCGGTTACCCAGTACAACTCCTTGCCCTTATCGGTGATGCCGTCAAACACAATGCCGGGGTACTCCATACCGCCAGCTATACCGGCCTCGTTAATGGCGGTGGGGTATGGGTATACAAACCATTTTTCGGAAAAGTATTCTATCGATCCTTTTAAATATTCGGTAGCACGGCCCCAGGCATCATTGCCCGCACTTTCGATAGGGTAAACCGACATGGCTAAACTTTTTTTACCGCCGGGCAGGTTAACCCGCGCGGCATCCCATATATAAGCTTTTGACGCGCCGAAGGCTACATCGCGCGTATTAAGCATTTTGTAATGCCAGGTTAAAGTGCCTTTATTAACCGGGCGCGATGCGGCGGAATTGATCTCGTCGGCGCTGCGTATTATAATCGTTTTATCGCTGTTGCGGGCCGCTGTAAGGCGGGTAATTTGCTTGGCGGTCAATACTTCGGCGGGGTTTAATAAGTCGCCTGGGCCGGCTACAATCACGTCCCAGGGGGCGGTTACTTTATAGTCGATATCGCCATACTCTAAGTAAAATTCTCCGCTGCCCAAAAAAGGCGCGGTATCCCAGCCGCGGCTATCATCGTATACGCACATCCGTGGAAAAAACTGGGCTATCTCGTATATCTTGCCGTTTTTGGTATCTACATAATCGGTACGGCCGCCAAAATTACCGGGAATGGTGTAGTGGTATTTGATAAGCAAATTTACCTTGCCGCCCTTTGGCGAAACCGCCGTTGACATGCGCACCTGCATGCGGGTATCGGTAACTACGTAGGCTACCGGCGTACTTTTGCCATTTTGCACTACGCTAACCGATTCGATATTATAGCCCGTAGTATGCTGATTAGGGGCAAAGGCCGTAACAAAATTGCTGCGCGCGCCGTGCTTGTAGGTGTTTTGGTCCAGCTGCAGCCATAGGTATTGCAGCGCATCGGGGCTGTTATTGGTATAGCTGATGCCGGCAGAACCACTAATGGTTTTGCTAACGGTATCTAAGGCTACGTTTAGCTGGTAGTCTACCCGGTTTTGCCAGTATTTCGGTCCCGGGTCGCCGTTAGGTGAGTGAAACTCGTTGCCTTTTTCGGTATAGCCTATGGGCGAGAATAGTACCGATGGCTGGTAGTTGCTTGCTATGGTATCGTTTGAGCGTTGGGCCTGTGCAAACAAGGCAGTTAAAACCAATAGGGTAGTACCTAAGAATTGTTTTTTCATGTGGGGGTTATGATAAGCGGTAGCAATATACAAAGGATGGCCGTAAAATGCGTTTTGCTTTTAAAATGATACAAATTTTTAAGTGCTTATGGAATTTGTGCCTGCATTGCATCTTGTAATAAACTAAACATTATGCAAACTATTAAACACGTCGGTATCCCGCAGCCCTGCCACCAGCTT
This portion of the Inquilinus sp. KBS0705 genome encodes:
- a CDS encoding dipeptide epimerase, whose amino-acid sequence is MSNNFPVITSIDVYRFSISMVPFTIATGVMDNAQNVFIRVHTDAGFYGVGECSAFPMIVGETQDTCLVMARYFAGLWIGQNALDIEARMRQLHAAAAGNTTIKSAFDMALYDIAAKHAGIPLYQYLGGARRVVESDITIGIATPEAMAQKAMEFKASGAHILKVKLGKGAQTDVERIKQVREAVGPEINIRIDANQGWSYEEAVFALQALAPYDIEFCEQPMRTWYNDRLPALMKLSPVKIMADESVYNHHDARMQIESQSCHYVNIKMAKAGGINEAIKIHDTCAERGVACMMGGMLESRIALSSKLHFVYASPNIKFYDMDTCMLGHLVDPVVGGVTYDGYKLSISDAPGIGADADDAFLKGCEKFTV